The following coding sequences are from one Thermococcus sp. M36 window:
- a CDS encoding response regulator, which translates to MADSKTRFLVVDDYSTIRRIIRNLLKELGHTDVDEAEDGSMALSKLKKERFDFVISDWNMPILDGLGLVKEMRNDRSLASIPILFVTAEAKTEIINAVSQYGV; encoded by the coding sequence ATGGCAGATTCTAAAACCCGGTTCTTAGTCGTTGACGACTATTCTACTATAAGAAGAATTATAAGAAATTTACTTAAAGAACTTGGTCATACTGATGTTGACGAAGCAGAAGATGGATCAATGGCATTATCAAAACTTAAAAAAGAGCGGTTTGATTTTGTTATATCTGATTGGAATATGCCGATACTTGATGGTCTTGGTTTAGTTAAAGAAATGCGGAACGACAGAAGTTTGGCTTCTATACCCATTTTATTTGTTACTGCTGAAGCTAAAACAGAAATTATTAATGCAGTTTCACAATACGGAGTAG